In Actinomycetes bacterium, a genomic segment contains:
- a CDS encoding penicillin-binding transpeptidase domain-containing protein: MNRQIRRVAAVVLCAFVALLAAPFYWQVLAAERLTNDPRNARTLIKEYSIQRGKMVVSGEPVAESVPTPDKLKYKRVYPQGPRYGMVTGFYSLVFGRTLAEERFNSFLLGQAPEQFAQNLSDLLTANDTPGGTLTLTLDPAAQEAAERALGKSKGAVAAIDFRTGNVVAITTFPRYDPNDLSGHDPARIRSAWKRLNEDPDAPLLNRAAGGLYPPGSTFKVVTAAAALENGVTTSQQLPKRLTYVPPQTRRPINNFGGQPCRSAQPDTITLPEALTVSCNTAFAELGVKLGADKLVAEAEKFGLNAGLEYQLPAAVSMIPRELDPPATAQSAIGQRDVRVTPLQMASIAATIANGGKRMAPHVVSQVVANDGKVVKTFRPDSLGQVIPGDVAGALQQMMFSVVEEGTAPGAQIEGLRVGGKTGTAQNAPGKAPHAWFIGFTSRGEKSIAVAVIIENGGNAGNEATGGRVAAPVARAVMEAYLRSAQ, from the coding sequence GTGAACCGCCAGATCCGCCGGGTGGCCGCCGTGGTCCTGTGCGCCTTCGTCGCCCTGCTCGCGGCCCCGTTCTACTGGCAGGTGCTGGCCGCCGAACGGCTCACCAACGACCCTCGCAACGCGCGCACGCTGATCAAGGAGTACTCGATCCAGCGGGGCAAGATGGTGGTGAGCGGCGAGCCGGTGGCCGAGTCGGTGCCAACGCCCGACAAGCTGAAGTACAAGCGGGTCTACCCCCAGGGGCCCCGCTACGGCATGGTCACCGGCTTCTACTCGCTGGTGTTCGGCCGCACCCTGGCCGAGGAGCGGTTCAACTCCTTCCTGCTCGGCCAGGCTCCCGAGCAGTTCGCGCAGAACCTCTCCGACCTGCTCACGGCCAACGACACGCCGGGCGGGACGCTGACCCTCACGCTCGACCCGGCCGCCCAGGAGGCCGCCGAGCGAGCGCTCGGCAAGAGCAAGGGCGCCGTGGCCGCGATCGACTTCCGCACCGGCAACGTGGTCGCCATCACCACCTTCCCCCGCTACGACCCGAACGACCTCTCCGGCCACGACCCGGCCCGGATCCGGTCGGCCTGGAAGCGGCTCAACGAGGACCCGGACGCCCCGCTGCTCAACCGCGCGGCGGGCGGCCTCTACCCGCCCGGGTCCACCTTCAAGGTGGTCACCGCGGCAGCCGCCCTCGAGAACGGCGTCACCACCAGCCAGCAGCTCCCCAAGCGCCTCACCTACGTCCCGCCCCAGACCAGGCGGCCGATCAACAACTTCGGCGGCCAGCCCTGCCGCAGCGCCCAGCCCGACACCATCACCCTGCCCGAGGCGCTCACCGTGTCCTGCAACACCGCCTTCGCCGAGCTGGGCGTCAAGCTCGGGGCCGACAAGCTGGTGGCCGAGGCCGAGAAGTTCGGGCTCAACGCCGGCCTCGAGTACCAGCTCCCGGCCGCGGTGAGCATGATCCCGCGCGAGCTCGACCCGCCGGCCACCGCCCAGAGCGCGATCGGCCAGCGCGACGTCCGGGTCACGCCGCTGCAGATGGCGTCGATCGCGGCGACCATCGCCAACGGCGGCAAGCGCATGGCCCCGCATGTGGTCAGCCAGGTCGTGGCCAACGACGGCAAGGTGGTCAAGACCTTCCGGCCCGACTCCCTCGGCCAGGTCATCCCCGGCGACGTGGCCGGCGCGCTGCAGCAGATGATGTTCTCGGTGGTCGAGGAGGGGACGGCCCCGGGCGCGCAGATCGAGGGCCTCCGGGTGGGTGGCAAGACCGGCACCGCCCAGAACGCCCCGGGCAAGGCTCCGCACGCCTGGTTCATCGGGTTCACCTCCCGGGGCGAGAAGTCGATCGCGGTCGCCGTGATCATCGAGAACGGCGGCAACGCCGGCAACGAGGCCACCGGCGGCCGGGTCGCGGCCCCGGTGGCCAGGGCCGTGATGGAGGCGTACCTGAGGTCGGCCCAGTGA